In Comamonas koreensis, the genomic stretch GCGCTGATGCGCACCGGCAGGCCAAAACGGTGGTCACCGGTGTCGATCTGCGAGAGCCCATTGATCTGGCCGACCTGGCTGCCGGCAAACGAGATCAGGTGCTCGCCGTCGGTGATGGCGGCATGCAGGTCCTGCTCCATCGCGTTGTGGCGCAGGCGCTGGGCGGCCAAGGCGGCCTCCACATCGGCGGCCTGCACCAGGCGGTGCTGGCCCGATGGCTGGCCGGATTGCCGGGCGCGCTGGGCGCTCTCCAGCAGCAGGGCTTCGAGCTGGTTCAAGCGGCCGCTTTGGCGCTGCTGGTCATCGGCCTCCCGGTGGGATTGCTCCAGCAGCCGGGCGACTGCGCCGGCGTCGCAGTGCGGCATCTGGTAGAGCTTGCAGCGCTGCGCCATCAGCGCCGCAGTGGCGCGGTAGGTGGCGAGCGAGGCCTGGAACTGGTCGGCAAAATCGACCTTGACGCGAAAGCGCCGGGCCATGTCCGGGTCGCTCTCCTGCAGCTGGTAGTAGGCCTCTTCGGAGCCGACCAGCACCAGCTTGAAGTTCAGCGCCAAGAGCTCGGGCAGCATCGCGCCGCTGCTGCTGGGGCCTTGCGCGGCATGCGCATCCTCAATGCGCAGCTGGCGCGTGCGCAGCACCCGGCGCAAGGCCTGCCAGCTGTCTTCGTCGCCCAGCAGATCGCGCAGGTGCAGCATCAAGAAGCCGCCATCGGCGCGCAGCACGCTGCCCGCGCGGATGCAGGAGAAATCGCTGCGGCGCTCGTCGTCTTCCGGCGGGTCGATGGTGCCAAACAGGTTGCGCAGGCTGGGCTGGTCCTCCAGCACCACAGGGGCATGGGCCTCGCCATGGTGGTCCACGATCAGGTTGAGCTGGCTGAGCGCGCGCAGCGCCTTGCGCTTGGCCTCCAGCAGGGCGCGGGCATCGTCGCGTGCGTCCTGGCTTTCGCCTTCGCCCTCGATGCTGTCGGTCTGGTCGAGCAGCGCATCGGCGTCTTGCGCAATGCTGCCCGGCACCCACAGCGCCATGTTCTTGAGCCACTCGGCCTGCATCTGCGACAGCCAGCGCTGCAAGGTGGCCCCATGCTCGGCGCTGGGCGTCAGGCCATCGAGCACCTGCGCGGATGCAGCCTGCCACAGCGGCGTGGCCAGCGATTGGTAGAACAGGTTGAGCGCCGCATCGCGCGCCATCTGTGCCTGCCGCACCAGGCCGCGGAACTGCGCCAGCTGCACACGCAGCTGGTATTCCAGATCTTCGGCGGGTGCCGTGGCACTGGGGGCGTCTGCGCCATCCTCGCCTTCTTGCTCTGCGCCTTCGCCAGGAGACAGCAGCAGGGCCGGGTCGGCCTCGGTGTCGGCTGGGGGCTGAGAGTCGCTTTGCAGCGCTGGCGGCAGCTGATTGGCGTCAGCGGCGGACGGCTCCTGCAGCCGCTCTGCGGCAGTCAACGCAGCAGGCGCATCGGCAGCGGGCTGTCCGGCGTCCGGGCATCCGGCATCCCCTGGGCCGGCAGGGCCGCTGTCCTGGCTCTCGACCACCAGCTGGCCCTCTTCACGGCGGATGCGCAGCCCGGAGCCCTGGGCCCAGTCGTGCAGCGTGCCAAAAGCGGCCTCTTCGGCCTGGCGGGCCTGGTTGTAGAGCTGCTCGATCTGGCTGCGGTGCTGCGCTTGCTGCACGGCCTTGTCGAGCTGCTCGGGCAGCTTGTCCACCATGGCCTCGATGCGGCGGCGCAGGCTGCGGCCCTGGCCGGCGGGCAGGCGCAGCGCCTGGGGACGCTCGGGCACGGCAAAGTTGTGCACAAAGGCGATGTCCTGCGCGGCGGGGCGGCGCTGTGCCTCGGCCTGCATGGCCTGGCGCAGCAGCGAGGTGCGGCCGCTGCCTTCTTCGCCCAGCACAAACAGGTGGTAGTCGGGCGGGTCCATCGCCAGGCCAAACTCGGCCGCCGCCTGCGCGCGCTGCTGGCCGATCCAGGAGAAGGGCTCCTGCACCAGTTCGGCCGTGCTGGCAAAGCCGAGTTGGGCCGGGTCAATGCGCAGGCGCAGCTCGTGGGCCTGCAGCAGCTCGGCGCAGAGCAAGGAGGCGGCAGGTGGGGAAGGGGTCAATGGCGTGTCGGACAAGGGAATCTTTTTTGGAAGGCGACAGGCGCGCGGGGCGCCAGGGGCCTTGTGGTGGGTCAATGTGGCTGTCTGGGCAAGGCGAAAGCGCTGCGTTACAGCGCCAGCCGCATGATGTGCTGTGGGCCGTAGCCGCCGCCCAGGTACAGCTCGCCGGTGTCTGCAAAACCGCACTGGCGGTACAGCGGGATGGCGGCGGCGTTCTTGCAGTTCACCGTCAGGAACACGGCTGTGGCGGCCATGCCTTGCGCCTGCAGGTAGGCGGGCAGCGCCTGCAGGCTGCGCTTGGCCAGGCCCATGCCCTGAAAGCGCTGGTCGACAAAGAAGCTGCGCAGGCCCACGCTGTCCGCCGAGGCAAAGGGGTAGCGCTGCGCGTAGTCCTGGTCGATTAGGAAAAAGCCGGCAATCTGCTCGCCATGGCCGATCAGGTGGGCGCTGAGCCCCGGGTGGAGCTCGGCCAGCGTCTGGGCCATTGGCGCGACATAGGGCTGCTGCGCCTCGTGCAGGGACAGGGCCAGCACGCGCTCGCGCTGCTCGGGCCGGTAAGTGGTGAGGAGGGTCATAGGCTACGGTCTCGGGCAGCGTGGGCGGGTGTTGTGCGGGTGGGCCGCTCAGCGCGGCTGGGGCGGCGGGGCGCTGGTGTCCCAGCCTTGCAGGTGCTGCAGGGCCAGCTCGCGCAGCGCCTGGATCCAGCGGGGCTGGTCGTTCAAGCAGGCAATGTAGTCGAACTGCTGGCCGCCTGCATGGACAAAGGCTTCGCGCACCTCCTGGTTGATCTCCTCGAGCGTCTCCAGGCAATCGGCGGGAAAGCCCGGGCACATCACCTGCACATGGCGCAGGCCTTGCTGGGCCAGCGCGATCAGGCTGGGCTCGGTATAGGGCTCCAGCCATTTGGCCTTGCCAAAGCGCGACTGGAAGGTCAGCAGGTACTCGCTCTCGGCCAGGCCTAGCTCGGCGGCCAGCAGGCGGGCCGTCTCCTGCGATTGCTGCTGGTAGGGGTCGCCCAGGCGCACATTGCGCTCAGGAATGCCGTGGAAGCTCATCACCAGCTTGGGCGCGCGGCCATCCATCTGCCACTGCTTCCGCACGCTCTGCGCGAGCGCCTGGATATAGCCCGGGTCGCGCTGGTAGCTGCGCACAAAGCGGATCTCGGGGATGTCGCGCGCGCTGGCGCACCAGGCGTTGACCGCATCGACCACGCTGGCCGTGGTGGTGGCCGAATACTGCGGGTACAGCGGCAGCACCAGCACACGGCGCACGCCCTCGGCCTTGAAGGCATCGAGCTGGCGGGCAATCGAGGGGTTGCCATAGCGCATCGCCGGCCGCACCAGCACCTGGTGGCCCGCTTCGCCCAGGCTGCCGCGCAGCAGTTTGGCCTGCTTGTCGGTCCAGACGGCCAGCGGCGAGCCCTCGGGCATCCAGATGCTGCGGTACTTGGCGGCCGACTTGGCCGGCCGGGTGCGCAAAATGACGCCATGCAGTATCGGCTTCCAGACCAGCGGCGGGATCTCGACGACGCGCTGGTCGCTCAGAAACTCGGCCAGGTAGCGGCGCGTGGCCGCTGTGGTGGGCGCATCGGGTGTGCCCAGGTTGCACAGCAGGATGCCGGTTCGGTCAGGGAGGGGTTGGCCAAGGGGCTCGGGTCGAAAGCGTGAAACCATGGCTAGGATTGTCGCAGCTTGGCGGCCGGCCCCGGTGCATACCCCTGGGCGCAGCGGGCCCGCGCGCGCTTGTCGGGCTGCGGACGGCTGCGGCGCGCCAGGCGGCCGCGATCCGCTATGCTGGGCGCCATGCTCGATCTCTCCCGAATCCGTGCCATCAGCCTTGACCTGGATGACACCCTCTGGCCCGTGCTGCCCACCTTGAAGGCGGCCGAGGCCGCACAGCACGCATTTTTGCTGGACCATGCCCCTGCCACTGCGGCGCTGCTGCAGGACGCGGCCGAGGCCCAGCGCATCCGCCAGTCGGTGCGCGATGACTTTGTACACCTGGCGCATGACATGACGCATTTCCGCCAGCAGTTCATCCGCCGCGCGCTGCAGCAAAGCGGTGGCGATGAAGCGCTGGTCGAGGCCGTTTTTGCCCAGTTCTTTGCGGCCCGCAACCGCGTGACCTGGTTTGCCGAAGTCGAGGATGCGCTGGTTTGGCTCTCCTCGCGCTACCCGCTGGTCGCCGTCTCCAACGGCAATGCGCAGCTGGACCTGGTGGGCCTGTCGCCCTGGTTTGTGGCCAGCACCAGCGCGCGCGAGGTGGGGGTGGCCAAGCCCGATCCGCGCATTTTTGCCGCTGCTGCCGAGCGCGCAGGTATCGATCTGCCGGCCTTTTTGCATGTGGGCGACGACGCCGAGCTGGATGTGCAAGGCGCGCTGGCCTGCGGCATGCAGGCCGCCTGGGTGCAGCGCCAGGAGCTGGACCACCACCAGCGCAGCGAAGCAGGCCTGGCCTTGCGCTGGCCCTTGAGCAGCCCCCCGCCCCAGGCGCTGGTGCGCAATCTGACCGAGCTGTGTGATCTGCTGGGGCGGCGCGCTGCCTGACAGCTCGGTAGCGCCACGGCGGTGATTGCTGCACCCACTGCAGCTATCTATTGTATGGCGCACTATTTATCCGTATCCATGCAGGCTCTAAGCTGGCGCCATCGACAAAACCGCAAGGAGTGATAGATGGCGCAAGTGATTCGTTTGGCAGCGGCCGGTGGCCCGGAATGCATGCAACTGCAGCAGCTGGATGTGGCCGCACCCGGCCCGGGGGAGGTCCTGCTCGCGCAGGAGGCGGTGGGCGTGAACCCGCTCGATGTGCTGCAGCGCAAGGGCATAGCGCCCATCCCGCTGCCATCGGGCCTGGGTCTGGAGGGCGCGGGCACCGTGCTGGCGCTGGGCGCCGGGGTGAGCCAGGTGGCGGTGGGCGACCGGGTGGCCTATGCCACCGGCCCCTTGGGCGCCTATGCCAGCGAGCGCCTCTACCCGGCCGAGCGCCTGGTCAAGCTGCCCGATAGCATCAGCGCCGAGCAGGCCGCCGCCGTGCTGTTCAAAGGCATTACCGCGCAGTACCTGCTGACGAGCACCTATGCCGTCGGCCCGGGCACCGTTGTGCTGCTCTATGGCGCATCGGGCGGTGTGGGCCAGCTGATGGCCTCCTGGGCCAAGCACCTGGGCGCCACCGTCATCGGCGTGGTCTCCAAACCGCAAAGCCAGGCGCGGGCGCTGGCTGCCGGTTGCGACCAGGCGCTGGTGTTCGATCCCCAGACCCTGGCCGCCCAACTGCGCGAGGCCACTGCCGGGCGCATGGCCGATGTGGTCTATGACGGCCTGGGCAAGCTGTCGTTTGCCGCATCGCTGGACTGCCTGCGCCCACGGGGCCTGATGGTGTCCTTTGGCGCCACCACCGGCGCGCCGCCCGCCGTCGAAATGGGCACGCTCAACGCCAAGGGCTCGCTCTACATCACCCGCCCCTCACTGGCCGCGCACACTGCCTCGGCGGCCGAGTACCAGCAGCGCGCCACTGCCGTGCTGCAGGCAGTGGCGCAAGGCATCCTCCAACCGGCCATTGGGCGCCGCTATGCGCTCGCCGACGTGGCTGCCGCCCATGCCGATCTGGAAGCGGGGCAGACACAGGGGGCGGTGGTGCTGCTGCCTTGAAGCCAGGCGGCTTGTATGGCGGCATGGCCGCCCAGGCAAGGGCCGCCACCGCGTCTTCGTCTATAGTGCGGACACCAACCACTCCGCCAGCGACCATGCCCCTGCTCGACAGCCAACACGCCGATGAACTCAGCGCCTTGCTGGCGGTGTTCGATGCCGGCTCGTTTGTCGCAGCGGCCGCGCAGTTGCAGCGCCACCCGACGGTGCTGTCGCGCCGGCTGAGCGCGCTGGAGGCGCGGCTGGGGATTCGGCTGCTGGAGCGCTCCACGCGCCAGCTGCGGTTTACCAGCGAGGGCCAGCATTTTGTGGCCCAGGTGCGCGAGGCGATGGCCTTGCTGGAACAGGCCCAGCGCCAGGCCAGCGAGGCCGCGGCGGTGGTGCGCGGGTCGCTGCGGCTGTCGCTGCCGGCCAGCATGGGGCGGCGCTGGCTCAGCCCCATGGTGGCGGGGTTTGCCAAGGCCCACCCGCAGGTGGTGCTGGATGTGGAGTATGCCGAGCGCTTTGTCGACATCATCGGGGAGCGTTTTGATGCCGCGATCCGTATCGGCTCGCTGGCCGACAGCAGCCTGGTGGCGACCCGGCTGTGTGACCACCGGCGCCTGGTCTGCGCCGCGCCCAGCTATCTGGCAGCGCAAGGCTGGCCGCAAACGCCGCAGGACCTGGCCAGCCACCGCTGCCTGGGTTTTACCGGGCTGCGCAGCTACCCGCAGTGGCAGTTCTCGCGCGCGGGGGAATCCTGCACGGTCAGCATCCGCGCCAGCATGGTGAGCAATGACAACGAGGCCTTGCTGGTCGCCGCGCGCCAAGGGCTGGGCATCATTGCGGGCGGCGACTGGTTGCTGGGCCCCGAGGTGGCAGCGGGCCATCTGCAGGAGGTGCTGCCGCAGTGGCAACTGCAGGCCGATGCCGGCATTTACCTGGTGCGGCCTTCCAGCCAGTGGCGCAGTGCCGCATCCAGCGCCTTGCGCGACTGGGTGATGGCGCATTTTGCGCAGGGCGCGCCCTGGCGCCAGCCAGAAGGCGCTGCTTGAGGAAGGGTCAGGCCAGCGCGTGGGCGGCGGCAATGCCGCTGCGCACGGCGCCTTCCAAGGTCGCGGGGTAGGGCCCGTCGATATAGTCGCCGCAGGCCAGCAGACCGGGTGCAATGGCCATGCCAGGGCGCTGCAGCCCAGGCGTGCAGGCAAAGGTGGCGCGCTTTTCCACAATGGTTTTGAGGGGCTGCAAGGCCAGGCCCAACTGGGCCTGTGCCTGGGCGATGACCTGCTGCTCGATCTCGGCGCGGTCGCCCTCGCTAGTACTGATGACAAAGGCCAGCAGGCCCGCCGGGTCACCCAGCTGGGCGCGGTCGAACACAAACTGCGCGGGCTGCAAAGGGCTGCTCTTTAGCGCCAGCCAGGGCGCAGTCAGGCTGTGGCCCTGGGCGTTGGGGGCCGGGTTCCAGGCGTAGACGGTGGCAATGGCGGTGTGTGCCAGGCGCTGGGCGTCGTCGGCCCAGGCCTGAGCCTCTGCCTGCTCGGGCGCTGACGGATCGGCAAAGGCCGCTTGCACCAGGCGCGCGGCCTCCCAGGCCGGGCAGGCCAGCAGAATCTGGTCATAACGCTGGCCGTTGACCCGCCAGCCGGACTCGGACCTGGCCAGCTGTTGCACCCGACCGCTCAGGTGGCAGTCATGGCCCCGGGCTTGCAGCCAGCTGGCGGCAGCATCGGGGAAGAGCCTGCCAAGGTCCACCAGCGGTAGCCAGAAATGCGAGCCTTTGTGGGTGGCAAACAGGCTGTCTTGCAGCACGCGCAGAAAGACCTGGCCGCTGGCTTCGTGCAGGGGCGTGTTCAGCGCCGAGATGCACAGCGGGTCAAAGAACTCTGCGAGCAGGCGCTGGGGCAGACCGGCGCAGAGATCGGCCACGCTGGCCTGCGGTGCGCAGCGAAAACCCTGGCGTTGCCAGGCGGCGGCGCGGCGCAGCAGTTGCAGGCGTTCGATCAGCGACCAGCCCCTGGCCGTGGCAATGCCGATCAGCGCATCCCAGGGCGGGGCGGTATCGGGAAACTGAATGCCCCGGCCGTCGGGGTAGCGCATGGCCAGTGGTCGCTTGATAAAGGACGCATCGGTGCTGACACCCACCCGCTCCATCAGCGCGCGGCAGGCGGTGTAGGCACCAATCAGAATGTGCTGGCCGTTGTCGATGGTGATCTCGTCGCCGCCGGGCAAGGCCAAGGCCAGACCGCGCGCGCGGCCGCCCCAGTGGGCGGAGGATTCCCAGACCGTCACCTGGTGGGCGCTGACCGCAGCGAGCTCGACGGCAGCGGCCATGCCGGCCCAGCCGCCGCCGATCACGGCGATACGTTGGCTGCGGTCCACTTACATGCGGCCCAGCGCTTGCATGCGCCAGGCCAGCCAGAGCTTGCGCAGGGGAGTCAGGCTCACGCGCTGGTGCAGCACCTGGAACTTGTCCTGCTCGATCTCGCGCAGCAAGGTGCGGTAGATGCTGGCCATCATCAGCCCGGGCTTTTGCGCGCGGTAATCGGCCTGCGGCAGCAGGGTCAGCGCCTCGTCATAGAGCTGGTGGGCGCGCTGGGCCTGAAAGCGCATCAGCGCTTCGAACCGGTCCGAGTACTTGCGGTTGAGCACCTCATGCGCCTTGACATCGAACTGCTGGAGCTCATTGACGGGCAGGTAGATGCGGCCGCGCATCGCGTCCTCGCCCACATCGCGAATGATGTTGGTGAGCTGGAACGCCAGGCCCAACTTGTGGGCGTACTGCGTGGTTTGCGGGCTGGTCTGGCCAAAGATGCGGGCTGCCACCTCGCCCACCACGCCTGCCACCAGGTGGCAGTAGCGCTGCAGGCCGGGAAAATCCAGATAGCGGGTTTGCTCCAGGTCCATCTGGCAGCCTTCGATCACCGCCAGCAGGTGCTCGGCCTGGATGGAGAAGGCGCTGGCATGGGGCATCAGTGCCTGCATGACCGGGTGGCTGGGCTGGCCGGCAAAGCTCTTGCGCACTTCGCTCTGCCACCAGGCCAGCTTGGTCGCTGCCACGCCCGGGTCGCTTACCTCGTCGACCACATCGTCGACCTCTCTGCAAAAGGCGTAGAAGGCGGTGATCGCTGCACGCCGGTCTTTGGGCAGGAAGAGGAAGGCATAGTAAAAGCTGCTGCCGGAGGCTGCGGCCTTGTTTTGAACATACTGCTGGGGCGTGGTCATAAGCGCCGTATTGTCCCATGGGCCGGATGCCCGGGAAGAGTACCCCAGCGACAGAGATGCAAGTCATCACGGCGCCTTGCCTGGCCTCCCTGTGAGCCCGAGCAAACCGGGCTGCACTGCCCCGATGGCGGGGGTGAGTGCTTGCACAGCTTTGTTGACAATGCCTGCCGGAGTGGCTGGGGTGCGAATAAAAGGGAAAAATTATAAATAAATTCAAAGATCTTTTTCCATATGGCGGAAAGGCAGGGTGCGGCGGGACGGCGGATCGAAGTCTTTTGTTGCAATAGTTGTTGGGTATTGACATGTCGCTCTCCATATAATCGCTGTCGCCATTGAGCACAAGGGGAGATGCATGCCGCCCGGGCACCAGGACCAAAGCCAACAACAAGTCCGGGATCCCACACTGACGGCGGCATGTGTGGAGGGACGCTGCAGGCACCACGATTGACGGGGTGCCTGTGGCGGATCTTTCTGTATTGGATCTAGCGGGTACGGGCTGAGCACCATTGAGGGGTTCAGCCCGTTTTCCTTCTGGGTCTGTCAGCCATCGCGTGATGGGCCGCTTGCATAATGCTGCCATGCGCATACTCCTGGTAGAAGATGATCAGATGATTGGCGAAGTGGTGCTCGATGCACTGCGTGCCGAATCCTGGGCGGTCGATTGGGTCAAGGACGGGGCGATGGCGCAGACGGCGCTGGCGACTGCCGGCTACGACTTGGTGCTGCTGGACCTGGGCCTGCCCAGGGTGGATGGACTACAGGTGCTGCGCGAGATGCGCGCGCGCCAGGTCCGCATCCCCGTGCTGGTGGCCACCGCGCGCGATGCCATTGCAGAGCGCGTCGCGGGGCTCGATGCCGGTGCCGACGACTACATCATCAAACCCTATGACCTCGATGAGCTGCTGGCGCGCATCCGCGCGCTGCTGCGCCGCGCCAGCGGCCGGGCCGAGCCCGAGTACTGCTGGGGCCAGGTGCGCCTGGTGCCCGCCTCGCGCGAGGCCTTTGTGGCCGGCCAGCCGGTGCAGCTGTCGGCCCGTGAGTGGGCGGTGCTCGAGCCCTTGATCGCCCGGCCCGGCCGCGTGCTCTCGCGTGCGCAGTTGGAAGAAAAGCTCTACTCCTGGCGCGATGACATCAGCAGCAATGCCGTCGAGGTCTATATCCACGGCGTGCGCAAAAAGCTCGGCGCCGATCTGATCCAGAATGTGCGCGGCCTGGGCTACCTGGTGCCGGTCGAGTCGCTGCCAAGCGGGGTGGCGCCT encodes the following:
- a CDS encoding ATP-binding protein — its product is MSDTPLTPSPPAASLLCAELLQAHELRLRIDPAQLGFASTAELVQEPFSWIGQQRAQAAAEFGLAMDPPDYHLFVLGEEGSGRTSLLRQAMQAEAQRRPAAQDIAFVHNFAVPERPQALRLPAGQGRSLRRRIEAMVDKLPEQLDKAVQQAQHRSQIEQLYNQARQAEEAAFGTLHDWAQGSGLRIRREEGQLVVESQDSGPAGPGDAGCPDAGQPAADAPAALTAAERLQEPSAADANQLPPALQSDSQPPADTEADPALLLSPGEGAEQEGEDGADAPSATAPAEDLEYQLRVQLAQFRGLVRQAQMARDAALNLFYQSLATPLWQAASAQVLDGLTPSAEHGATLQRWLSQMQAEWLKNMALWVPGSIAQDADALLDQTDSIEGEGESQDARDDARALLEAKRKALRALSQLNLIVDHHGEAHAPVVLEDQPSLRNLFGTIDPPEDDERRSDFSCIRAGSVLRADGGFLMLHLRDLLGDEDSWQALRRVLRTRQLRIEDAHAAQGPSSSGAMLPELLALNFKLVLVGSEEAYYQLQESDPDMARRFRVKVDFADQFQASLATYRATAALMAQRCKLYQMPHCDAGAVARLLEQSHREADDQQRQSGRLNQLEALLLESAQRARQSGQPSGQHRLVQAADVEAALAAQRLRHNAMEQDLHAAITDGEHLISFAGSQVGQINGLSQIDTGDHRFGLPVRISARTHAGQEGVMNIEREVAMSGPIHDKGVLILQGYLTALFGHLAPLALNASVVFEQEYSGVEGDSASCAELYALLSSLSGMPLRQSIGVTGALNQHGEVLPVGGLNEKIEGWFDLCAAQGLDGSHGVLIPARNQRHLMLAERVVQAVEAGQFHVYTAEHVGQGLALLTGQCELPANAAHAVEEAQRLPIAVLQAAEATLLQYRLACQRADAARPRAQRARQRQMPKPVKRPPLD
- a CDS encoding response regulator transcription factor; this translates as MRILLVEDDQMIGEVVLDALRAESWAVDWVKDGAMAQTALATAGYDLVLLDLGLPRVDGLQVLREMRARQVRIPVLVATARDAIAERVAGLDAGADDYIIKPYDLDELLARIRALLRRASGRAEPEYCWGQVRLVPASREAFVAGQPVQLSAREWAVLEPLIARPGRVLSRAQLEEKLYSWRDDISSNAVEVYIHGVRKKLGADLIQNVRGLGYLVPVESLPSGVAP
- the hpnE gene encoding hydroxysqualene dehydroxylase HpnE — translated: MDRSQRIAVIGGGWAGMAAAVELAAVSAHQVTVWESSAHWGGRARGLALALPGGDEITIDNGQHILIGAYTACRALMERVGVSTDASFIKRPLAMRYPDGRGIQFPDTAPPWDALIGIATARGWSLIERLQLLRRAAAWQRQGFRCAPQASVADLCAGLPQRLLAEFFDPLCISALNTPLHEASGQVFLRVLQDSLFATHKGSHFWLPLVDLGRLFPDAAASWLQARGHDCHLSGRVQQLARSESGWRVNGQRYDQILLACPAWEAARLVQAAFADPSAPEQAEAQAWADDAQRLAHTAIATVYAWNPAPNAQGHSLTAPWLALKSSPLQPAQFVFDRAQLGDPAGLLAFVISTSEGDRAEIEQQVIAQAQAQLGLALQPLKTIVEKRATFACTPGLQRPGMAIAPGLLACGDYIDGPYPATLEGAVRSGIAAAHALA
- a CDS encoding HAD-IA family hydrolase: MLDLSRIRAISLDLDDTLWPVLPTLKAAEAAQHAFLLDHAPATAALLQDAAEAQRIRQSVRDDFVHLAHDMTHFRQQFIRRALQQSGGDEALVEAVFAQFFAARNRVTWFAEVEDALVWLSSRYPLVAVSNGNAQLDLVGLSPWFVASTSAREVGVAKPDPRIFAAAAERAGIDLPAFLHVGDDAELDVQGALACGMQAAWVQRQELDHHQRSEAGLALRWPLSSPPPQALVRNLTELCDLLGRRAA
- the hpnD gene encoding presqualene diphosphate synthase HpnD — protein: MTTPQQYVQNKAAASGSSFYYAFLFLPKDRRAAITAFYAFCREVDDVVDEVSDPGVAATKLAWWQSEVRKSFAGQPSHPVMQALMPHASAFSIQAEHLLAVIEGCQMDLEQTRYLDFPGLQRYCHLVAGVVGEVAARIFGQTSPQTTQYAHKLGLAFQLTNIIRDVGEDAMRGRIYLPVNELQQFDVKAHEVLNRKYSDRFEALMRFQAQRAHQLYDEALTLLPQADYRAQKPGLMMASIYRTLLREIEQDKFQVLHQRVSLTPLRKLWLAWRMQALGRM
- a CDS encoding quinone oxidoreductase family protein, encoding MAQVIRLAAAGGPECMQLQQLDVAAPGPGEVLLAQEAVGVNPLDVLQRKGIAPIPLPSGLGLEGAGTVLALGAGVSQVAVGDRVAYATGPLGAYASERLYPAERLVKLPDSISAEQAAAVLFKGITAQYLLTSTYAVGPGTVVLLYGASGGVGQLMASWAKHLGATVIGVVSKPQSQARALAAGCDQALVFDPQTLAAQLREATAGRMADVVYDGLGKLSFAASLDCLRPRGLMVSFGATTGAPPAVEMGTLNAKGSLYITRPSLAAHTASAAEYQQRATAVLQAVAQGILQPAIGRRYALADVAAAHADLEAGQTQGAVVLLP
- a CDS encoding LysR family transcriptional regulator, coding for MPLLDSQHADELSALLAVFDAGSFVAAAAQLQRHPTVLSRRLSALEARLGIRLLERSTRQLRFTSEGQHFVAQVREAMALLEQAQRQASEAAAVVRGSLRLSLPASMGRRWLSPMVAGFAKAHPQVVLDVEYAERFVDIIGERFDAAIRIGSLADSSLVATRLCDHRRLVCAAPSYLAAQGWPQTPQDLASHRCLGFTGLRSYPQWQFSRAGESCTVSIRASMVSNDNEALLVAARQGLGIIAGGDWLLGPEVAAGHLQEVLPQWQLQADAGIYLVRPSSQWRSAASSALRDWVMAHFAQGAPWRQPEGAA
- a CDS encoding GNAT family N-acetyltransferase, which produces MTLLTTYRPEQRERVLALSLHEAQQPYVAPMAQTLAELHPGLSAHLIGHGEQIAGFFLIDQDYAQRYPFASADSVGLRSFFVDQRFQGMGLAKRSLQALPAYLQAQGMAATAVFLTVNCKNAAAIPLYRQCGFADTGELYLGGGYGPQHIMRLAL
- the hemH gene encoding ferrochelatase: MVSRFRPEPLGQPLPDRTGILLCNLGTPDAPTTAATRRYLAEFLSDQRVVEIPPLVWKPILHGVILRTRPAKSAAKYRSIWMPEGSPLAVWTDKQAKLLRGSLGEAGHQVLVRPAMRYGNPSIARQLDAFKAEGVRRVLVLPLYPQYSATTTASVVDAVNAWCASARDIPEIRFVRSYQRDPGYIQALAQSVRKQWQMDGRAPKLVMSFHGIPERNVRLGDPYQQQSQETARLLAAELGLAESEYLLTFQSRFGKAKWLEPYTEPSLIALAQQGLRHVQVMCPGFPADCLETLEEINQEVREAFVHAGGQQFDYIACLNDQPRWIQALRELALQHLQGWDTSAPPPQPR